From the Pseudomonas sp. VD-NE ins genome, the window GCGCTCGCCGCCGCCGTCGTTGGTCCTGTCACGGAAGGCGCCGTCGGCGGCGGCAGCGGCATGATCTGCCATGAATTCAAGGGTGGTATCGGCACCGCTTCGCGGCGTTTGAGCAGTGCCCTGGGCGGCTGGACCGTCGGCGCGATCGTGCAGGCGAATCACGGTATTCGCAGTGAGCTACGGGTCGATGGCTACCCGGTCGGGCGCTATATGGAACAGAAAGATTCGCCGTTCCTGCGCGCCTCATTGCCGCATCCGGGCATGGGCTCGATCGTCGTCTGCCTGGCCACCGACGCGCCGCTGTTGCCGCATCAATGCACACGTCTGGCGCAGCGTGCGAGCCTCGGCCTGGCGCGCACCGGCGGCGGTAACGAGGATCACAGCGGCGACATCTTCATCGCCTTCGCCACCGGCAACGATCACGTGCCGCCCGCCGCCTACGAAGGCAAAGGCGCGCCGACCTGCGACGGTTTGCGCATGGTCAACAATGACCATATCAGCGAGCTGTTTCTGGCCGCGACCGAGGCGGTTGAAGAAGCGATCATCAATGCCTTGCTGGCCAGCGACAGCACCGAGGGCAACGGGCATTCAGTGCCGGGACTCGACGCCGACACCCTGCTCGCTGCTCTCGAAAAATCAGGCTGGCCCGGTGCCCGCTGACACCGCAAAAACACTGTAGGAGCTGCCGAAAGCTGCGATCTTTTGATTTTAAGAACAAGATCAAAAGATCGCAGCCTTCGGCAGCTCCTACAGGGTTATGTGAGCATTTGGCTGCCGAGCTCCCTTGCAACCGCCAATTGCTCCTGCGGATCGCGCAACTCCGATTCCGGCAACAACGTCGAACTCAGCACCGTCGCTCCGCAGTAGTCGAAAATCCCGTGCTCAATCTGCGCCTTCATCGCAGCGCCATAGCCGTGGCGCTCGTAAGTGCGTGCATCCGCGCCGGCGAGGCCGACCAGATGCACGCGCAGTCGCTGCAGCAGCTTCACATGCTTGAGGTCACCACTGAAATCGAAGGCCCAGCCATTGCTGAACACCCGATCGATCCAGCCTTTGAGCTGTGCCGGCATCGACCACCAGTACACCGGATACACCAGCACCAAGGTATCGGCGCGGTCGATGCGTGCCTGTTCGGCCAGGACATCAGCGGGCGGCGCGGACTCGCGGTGATGCACGGCGAAATCCGCCGCGCCAAAACGTGGCTCGAAGCCCTCGGCATAGAGATCGGCGATTTCAAAGGTGTTGGCCGGGTTGGCCTGAACAAGGCTTGCAGCGATTTACGCGGCGACGCTGTGGGTCAGCGAGCGTGGGTCGTGATGCGCGACGACGATCAAGGCGTGCATGGCAATTCTCCGGTTGGTGATTGTTCACCAAGGCTTATATACTCTTGGTAAGTTACGAACAGTAAGTTACGTTTGGTATATAAACGATGTCAACCACTGAAATCAGCGAACCCGACTCCCCCGCTCCTCGGCGTCGCCTGTCCCGTGAAGATCGCCTGCGCCAATTGCTCGATGTCGCCTGGCAAATCATCCGCGCCGAAGGCTCTGACGCCCTGACCCTCGGCTATCTCGCCGAAATGGCCGGGGTGACCAAACCGGTGGTGTACGATCATTTCGTCACCCGAGCCGGTTTGCTTGCAGCGCTCTATCGGGATTTCGATGCTCGGCAAACGGCGTTGATGGACGCCGCGATTGCCCGAAGCGAACCGACACTGACCGGCATCGCTTCGGTGATTGCCACGGCGTACGTTGATTGCGTGATGCTGCAAGGCAGAGAAATCCCCGGGATCATAGCAGCGCTGGCGAGCACTCCGGATCTGGAGAAGATAAAGCGTGAGTACGAGGCGATCTTCCTCGAAAAATGCCGTCGCGATCTACAACCGTACGCCCACGGCGGGGAAATTACTCAAGCCGGATTGCGCGCAATGCTCGGCGCTGCCGAAGCGCTGTCGCACGCGGCGGCCAACGGTGAAGTCAGCGCGAAAGAGGCCAGCGACGAGTTATTCGCAACCATCCTTGCCATGGTCGGACGCGCCGCCGTTCGGGCGACTGGCGGTACTTGAGCCGTCACTTGCACACTCCTACGATGGAATCACGCAGTGGCTCCGCTCTTCGAGCGCTGCGTAGGCACGGGTGCTCTGAACCCCAATCAAGCCCGTGCCTTGCTTCATGCGCATCTTGAGCCTCGAGGGCTCTACTTCCTCCCCATCAAAGAGCTTTGAGGCTCTTTTTTTGTCTGCGAAAATCAGTCGTCCGGCGCCTGATCGGCGTGAATCGAGCGCCAGGCCAGCCAGGCACGGCAGTGACTGTCAGCCATGAACGTCAAACTCGGCTGAATGACGCGCACAAAAAAGCCCTTGCTGCGGCATTCACAGCAAGGGCTTTTTCAGCGATGTGAAGTCAGTGCACGGTCAGGCGCTGGCGGACAAACTCCTCGACATGGCGAGTGGTCTGATCGAGGTGCCGGTCGCGCTGTTTCTCGGCATCGAGCATCGCCCGTTTGCCATTTTTCTGCAGCAGGTAAGTGTGGATCTGCTGCACCTCCAGCGAACGGTAAATCGGCGTGGTGTCGATAAACCCGCGCAAGCCATTGCTGCGGTGATGCCGGGTGCTCATCAACACCTGGGTTTCACGCTGGCCAATCACCTCAAAGCCCAACGCTTCGAAGTACGGCACTTTGCCGATCGTGCAGGCCAGTTCGGCATGAGGATATCGCCCGACCATTTCGCCAATCATCGCCCGCGCCACGCCCTGACGCCGGTGCCCATCGCGCACCGCCATGTAGGCCACGCTGCAGGCTTCCCAGTCGCCCTGCACCGGCAGGTACAGAAGAAAACCGATCACTTGCTCCGGATCATCCTCGTCGGTGGCAACCAGCAACTCGACATCGGTGCCCTTCTCGCCATTCAACGCTTCCAGATACAGATGCACCTCATAACCGACCGCGTACTGATAGACGTTGTACAGCAGGTTGCTCGGGCCGAGACCGACCGCGCTGATGTCGGTCAGGTAGTCGACGACCATCTGCAGAATCTGGCTGTTGACGGCCTCGGGGCATGGGGTTTTGTAGTGGGTGATGCGTGG encodes:
- a CDS encoding P1 family peptidase; translation: MKPRARDLNIRIGQLLPGPFNAITDVPGVRVGHSNVRGRSSAGRDICTGVTLIEPRSGSTNQQPCFAGVHVLNGNGDATGLEWIREAGLLTSPIAFTNTHSLGVVRDALVALDRQQQPDDGRLYWNMPVVLETFDGLLNDINGFHVQPEHVAEALAAAVVGPVTEGAVGGGSGMICHEFKGGIGTASRRLSSALGGWTVGAIVQANHGIRSELRVDGYPVGRYMEQKDSPFLRASLPHPGMGSIVVCLATDAPLLPHQCTRLAQRASLGLARTGGGNEDHSGDIFIAFATGNDHVPPAAYEGKGAPTCDGLRMVNNDHISELFLAATEAVEEAIINALLASDSTEGNGHSVPGLDADTLLAALEKSGWPGAR
- a CDS encoding TetR/AcrR family transcriptional regulator yields the protein MSTTEISEPDSPAPRRRLSREDRLRQLLDVAWQIIRAEGSDALTLGYLAEMAGVTKPVVYDHFVTRAGLLAALYRDFDARQTALMDAAIARSEPTLTGIASVIATAYVDCVMLQGREIPGIIAALASTPDLEKIKREYEAIFLEKCRRDLQPYAHGGEITQAGLRAMLGAAEALSHAAANGEVSAKEASDELFATILAMVGRAAVRATGGT
- a CDS encoding GNAT family N-acetyltransferase, whose translation is MPRITHYKTPCPEAVNSQILQMVVDYLTDISAVGLGPSNLLYNVYQYAVGYEVHLYLEALNGEKGTDVELLVATDEDDPEQVIGFLLYLPVQGDWEACSVAYMAVRDGHRRQGVARAMIGEMVGRYPHAELACTIGKVPYFEALGFEVIGQRETQVLMSTRHHRSNGLRGFIDTTPIYRSLEVQQIHTYLLQKNGKRAMLDAEKQRDRHLDQTTRHVEEFVRQRLTVH